From Schistocerca americana isolate TAMUIC-IGC-003095 chromosome 11, iqSchAmer2.1, whole genome shotgun sequence, the proteins below share one genomic window:
- the LOC124554038 gene encoding uncharacterized protein LOC124554038 isoform X2, with translation MVLYKVYFRSQEEREAAIRRIWLMNICRANSIVLRYLRKQLCCTKIEIFSLLSFVGVEDVGVAHPPDSTSFVVAIATPLFSLIHTEAPCHFLLQVLQHCSWKLLRHHFHVMSFHLFQMYKIMI, from the exons GTGTACTTTCGAAGCCAAGAAGAGAGGGAAGCAGCAATAAGAAGAATATGGCTGATGAACATCTGCAGAGCAAACAGCATTGTGTTGA GGTATCTGCGCAAGCAGTTGTGCTGCACGAAAATAGAAATCTTCAGTCTCCTTAGTTTTGTTGGTGTGGAAGATGTGGGTGTAGCACATCCTCCTGATTCCACATCGTTTGTGGTGGCCATAGCTACTCCACTATTCAGTCTGATTCACACGGAAGCTCCATGCCATTTCCTTCTGCAGGTTCTGCAGCACTGTTCGTGGAAGCTGCTACGGCATCACTTTCATGTCATGAGCTTCCATCTCTTCCAAATGTACAAAATAATGATTTAG
- the LOC124554038 gene encoding uncharacterized protein LOC124554038 isoform X3, which translates to MVLYKVYFRSQEEREAAIRRIWLMNICRANSIVLSHLNTEMNTKYELCILKRRVMYCTILNTKYLVMCSTTDMHST; encoded by the exons GTGTACTTTCGAAGCCAAGAAGAGAGGGAAGCAGCAATAAGAAGAATATGGCTGATGAACATCTGCAGAGCAAACAGCATTGTGTTGA gtCACCTGAACACGGAAATGAATACAAAGTATGAGTTATGTATACTTAAAAGAAGAGTCATGTACTGTACAATTTTAAATACTAAATACCTAGTCATGTGCTCAACCACAGATATGCACAGTACTTAA